A window from Larimichthys crocea isolate SSNF chromosome XXIII, L_crocea_2.0, whole genome shotgun sequence encodes these proteins:
- the tgfbr1b gene encoding TGF-beta receptor type-1b, translating into MDAIPCLLVVLLFWTRIQENTALQCYCDRCSANSSCTTDGVCFVAIRKSGSKLTTEQRQCVRENELIPRDRPFICAPSVKHDTGIYPMCCTTDYCNKEPDLQIFPVPTKTPPLGPVALAAVIAVPVCVFCLLLVLAFYVCHSHRGLGAGGAGAHHHHHHRVPNEEDPSMDHPFITVGTTLKDLIYDMTTSGSGSGLPLLVQRTIARTIILQESIGKGRFGEVWRGKWRGEEVAVKIFSSREERSWFREAEIYQTVMLRHENILGFIAADNKDNGTWTQLWLVSDYHEHGSLFDYLNRYTVTVEGMIKLSLSTASGLAHLHMEIVGTQGKPAIAHRDLKSKNILVKKNGTCCIADLGLAVRHDSATDTIDIAPNHRVGTKRYMAPEVLDDSINMKHFESFKRADIYAMGLVFWEIASRCSMGGIHEDYQLPYYDLVQSDPSVEEMRKVVCEQKLRPNIPNRWQSCEALRVMAKIMRECWYANSAARLTALRIKKTLSQLSQQEGIKM; encoded by the exons CCCTCCAGTGTTACTGTGACCGCTGCAGTGCCAACTCCAGCTGCACGACCGACGGCGTCTGCTTCGTCGCCATCCGCAAATCGGGCAGCAAGCTGACCACGGAGCAGCGCCAGTGCGTACGTGAAAATGAACTGATCCCCCGAGACCGGCCCTTCATCTGTGCACCGTCCGTCAAACACGACACTGGCATCTACCCCATGTGCTGCACCACGGACTACTGCAACAAAGAGCCCGACCTCCAGATCTTCCCTG TCCCGACAAAGACCCCTCCTCTCGGTCCCGTCGCCCTGGCTGCAGTGATCGCGGTcccggtgtgtgtgttctgcctgCTGCTGGTCTTGGCATTCTATGTTTGCCACAGCCACAGGGGTCTGGGGGCCGGGGGCGCCGGGgcccatcaccaccatcaccatcggGTGCCCAACGAAGAGGACCCCTCCATGGACCACCCCTTCATCACTGTTGGAACAACACTGAAGGACCTCATCTACGACATGACCACCTCTGGCTCTGGATCAG GCCTGCCGCTGCTGGTCCAGAGGACCATTGCCAGGACCATCATCCTCCAGGAGAGCATCGGGAAGGGGCGCTTCGGCGAGGTGTGGCGGGGCAAGTGGCGCGGGGAGGAGGTGGCCGTTAAGATCTTCTCCTCCCGGGAGGAACGCTCTTGGTTCCGCGAGGCTGAGATCTACCAGACGGTGATGCTGAGGCATGAGAACATTCTGGGCTTCATCGCGGCCGACAACAAAG aTAACGGGACGTGGACTCAGCTGTGGCTCGTGTCCGATTACCACGAGCACGGCTCACTGTTCGACTACCTGAATCGCTACACCGTCACTGTGGAGGGCATGATCAAACTGTCCCTGTCCACAGCCAGTGGCCTTGCCCACCTCCACATGGAGATAGTGGGCACGCAAG GGAAGCCGGCTATCGCCCACAGAGACCTGAAGTCAAAGAACATTCTGGTGAAGAAGAACGGGACCTGCTGCATCGCTGACCTGGGCCTAGCCGTCCGCCACGACTCGGCCACTGACACCATCGACATCGCTCCAAACCACAGAGTGGGAACCAAAAG GTATATGGCGCCAGAGGTCCTGGACGATTCcataaacatgaaacactttGAGTCTTTCAAGCGAGCCGACATCTATGCCATGGGCCTGGTCTTCTGGGAGATCGCCAGCCGCTGCTCCATGGGAG gCATCCACGAGGACTACCAGCTGCCCTACTATGACCTGGTTCAGTCAGATCCGTCagtggaggagatgaggaaggTGGTCTGTGAACAGAAGCTTCGGCCCAACATTCCTAACCGCTGGCAGAGCTGTGAG gcCTTGCGGGTGATGGCGAAGATAATGAGGGAGTGTTGGTATGCCAACAGTGCTGCCCGACTCACCGCTCTCCGGATCAAGAAAACTCTGTCTCAGCTCAGCCAACAGGAGGGAATCAAGATGTAG